In Notamacropus eugenii isolate mMacEug1 chromosome 1, mMacEug1.pri_v2, whole genome shotgun sequence, one genomic interval encodes:
- the ENTR1 gene encoding endosome-associated-trafficking regulator 1 isoform X1, whose amino-acid sequence MFELNCVLYSSHLSSFCVPYATWNLRRDGALKLPIWISDDSAEDLDEANPFSFKEFLKTKNLGLSKEETTNARIYTKESTRHTLGLEDNSPPSKSVGYGLDYEEPFFQDPTGAGDLLDEDEDDDWSGTYRPATMEQTHASRVATSTSPHNPYISFFTNTPELSGIESLAPWTLNDSDSGVSPTSQGNNTNKEFVAHGEYLGDRHFRSLQISYEALKEENSKLRRKINEIQNFSESQTEMVRTLERKLEAKMIKEESDYHDLESVVQQVEQNLELMTKRAVKAENQVTKLKQEINMLQAQLSNFKRDNEILRSGQCANLTVVKQNTDIALHNLRVVMNNAHCSIKQLLSGAETLNLVAEILKSIDRISEIKEDEP is encoded by the exons ATGTTCGAATTGAATTGTGTCTTATATTCTAGTCATTTGAGTTCCTTTTGTGTACCCTATGCTACATGGAACTTAAGAAGGGATGGAGCACTTAAACTGCCCATTTGGATATCCG ATGACAGTGCTGAAGATCTGGATGAAGCAAATCCATTTTCCTTTAAAGAATTTCTGAAAACCAAGAACCTTGGCCTGTCCAAAGAAGAGACAACCAATGCTAGAATTTACACTAAG GAATCTACAAGACATACATTAGGACTTGAAGATAATTCTCCACCTTCTAAATCTGTAGGATATGGTTTAGACTATGAGGAACCTTTTTTCCAAGACCCAACTGGTGCTGGAGATTTGctggatgaagatgaagatgatgactgGAGTGGGACTTACCGGCCAGCTACCATGGAACAAACTCATGCTTCCAGAGTTGCTACTAGCACATCACCACATAAtccatatatttccttttttaccAACACACCCGAACTGTCAGGCATCGAGTCTCTTGCTCCATGGACCTTAAATGATAGTGACTCAGGTGTTTCTCCTACATCTCAAGGGAACAACACAAACAAAGAATTTGTTGCTCATGGAGAATACTTGGGAGATAGGCATTTTCGGtcgctgcagataagctatgaagCA cTTAAAGAAGAAAACTCTAAgctaagaagaaaaattaatgagattcagaacttctctgaatctcagacaGAAAT GGTAAGAACTCTTGAGCGGAAATTGGaagcaaaaatgataaaagaggaaagcGACTATCATGATCTTGAATCGGTGGTGCAACAAGTGGAACAGAATCTTGAATTGATgact AAGCGAGCTGTGAAGGCAGAAAATCAAGTTACAAAACTGAAACAGGAAATAAATATGCTCCAg GCTCAGCTGAGTAATTTTAAGAGAGACAATGAAATCCTGCGATCTGGTCAATGTGCCAATTTGACAGTAGTTAAACAAAACACAGATATTGCCTTGCATAATCTCCGAGTTGTCATGAACAATGCCCATTGTTCGATAAA GCAGTTGCTTTCTGGAGCTGAAACATTGAATCTTGTTGCTGAAATCCTTAAATCCATAGACAGAATTTCTGAAATTAAAGAAGATGAACCTTGA
- the ENTR1 gene encoding endosome-associated-trafficking regulator 1 isoform X2 — protein sequence MSGYTRRTGLTPLSRARSLIIQDDDSAEDLDEANPFSFKEFLKTKNLGLSKEETTNARIYTKESTRHTLGLEDNSPPSKSVGYGLDYEEPFFQDPTGAGDLLDEDEDDDWSGTYRPATMEQTHASRVATSTSPHNPYISFFTNTPELSGIESLAPWTLNDSDSGVSPTSQGNNTNKEFVAHGEYLGDRHFRSLQISYEALKEENSKLRRKINEIQNFSESQTEMVRTLERKLEAKMIKEESDYHDLESVVQQVEQNLELMTKRAVKAENQVTKLKQEINMLQAQLSNFKRDNEILRSGQCANLTVVKQNTDIALHNLRVVMNNAHCSIKQLLSGAETLNLVAEILKSIDRISEIKEDEP from the exons ATGTCTGGCTACACCCGCCGCACGGGGCTCACCCCGCTGTCTCGAGCCCGGAGCCTCATCATCCAGGACG ATGACAGTGCTGAAGATCTGGATGAAGCAAATCCATTTTCCTTTAAAGAATTTCTGAAAACCAAGAACCTTGGCCTGTCCAAAGAAGAGACAACCAATGCTAGAATTTACACTAAG GAATCTACAAGACATACATTAGGACTTGAAGATAATTCTCCACCTTCTAAATCTGTAGGATATGGTTTAGACTATGAGGAACCTTTTTTCCAAGACCCAACTGGTGCTGGAGATTTGctggatgaagatgaagatgatgactgGAGTGGGACTTACCGGCCAGCTACCATGGAACAAACTCATGCTTCCAGAGTTGCTACTAGCACATCACCACATAAtccatatatttccttttttaccAACACACCCGAACTGTCAGGCATCGAGTCTCTTGCTCCATGGACCTTAAATGATAGTGACTCAGGTGTTTCTCCTACATCTCAAGGGAACAACACAAACAAAGAATTTGTTGCTCATGGAGAATACTTGGGAGATAGGCATTTTCGGtcgctgcagataagctatgaagCA cTTAAAGAAGAAAACTCTAAgctaagaagaaaaattaatgagattcagaacttctctgaatctcagacaGAAAT GGTAAGAACTCTTGAGCGGAAATTGGaagcaaaaatgataaaagaggaaagcGACTATCATGATCTTGAATCGGTGGTGCAACAAGTGGAACAGAATCTTGAATTGATgact AAGCGAGCTGTGAAGGCAGAAAATCAAGTTACAAAACTGAAACAGGAAATAAATATGCTCCAg GCTCAGCTGAGTAATTTTAAGAGAGACAATGAAATCCTGCGATCTGGTCAATGTGCCAATTTGACAGTAGTTAAACAAAACACAGATATTGCCTTGCATAATCTCCGAGTTGTCATGAACAATGCCCATTGTTCGATAAA GCAGTTGCTTTCTGGAGCTGAAACATTGAATCTTGTTGCTGAAATCCTTAAATCCATAGACAGAATTTCTGAAATTAAAGAAGATGAACCTTGA